The following are encoded in a window of Scophthalmus maximus strain ysfricsl-2021 chromosome 6, ASM2237912v1, whole genome shotgun sequence genomic DNA:
- the alas1 gene encoding 5-aminolevulinate synthase, nonspecific, mitochondrial, which produces MDVIVRRCPFLARVPQAFLQQSKTSLVVYAQQCPIMMELASKPMAPAMVRALCSSSSNHRTEDTVSAVEGPKKKVEPKLPAGHPMPPSSQAVGSKCPFLAAEMGQKNSSVVRQLGMEFQEDVQEVRTVQKEVSPDQLKKPSLASTIMGVGGEPMDLLKTLLKQRPKRVSHLLQDNLPGSMPGFHYDEFFEKKIEEKKSDHTYRVFKTVNRLAKEFPMADDFTGSLEDKREVSVWCSNDYLGMSRHPRVVQSIMDNLRKHGSGAGGTRNISGTSKFHVELEQELADLHNKDAALLFTSCFVANDSTLFTLAKMLPGCEIYSDAGNHASMIQGIRNSGVKKFVFRHNDTAHLRELLQRGDPTKPKIVAFETVHSMDGAVCPLEEMCDVSHEFGAITFVDEVHAVGLYGARGGGIGDRDGVMDKMDIISGTLGKAFGCVGGYIASTAALVDTVRSYAAGFIFTTSLPPMLLAGARQSIQVLKSEEGRTLRRKHQRNVKLLRQMLMDSGLPVVHCPSHIIPVRVSNAEKNTEVCDIMMSRHNIYVQAINYPTVARGDELLRIAPTPHHTPEMMKYFVETLVNSWKEVGLELKPHSSAECTFCQQPLHFDVMSEREKSYFSGLSHPISACA; this is translated from the exons ATGGATGTGATTGTGCGCCGCTGTCCCTTCCTGGCCCGTGTGCCCCAGGCCTTCCTCCAGCAGTCCAAGACGTCTCTGGTGGTGTATGCCCAGCAATGCCCCATCATGATGGAGCTTGCCTCGAAACCCATGGCCCCAGCGATGGTACGAGCCCTCTGTTCGTCCTCCTCCAACCACAGGACTGAGGACACTGTGTCTGCTGTTGAAG gccccaaaaaaaaagttgagccCAAACTGCCTGCTGGGCACCCTATGCCTCCGTCAAGCCAGGCGGTGGGATCCAAATGCCCTTTCCTGGCTGCTGAGATGGGCCAGAAGAACAGCAGCGTGGTCCGCCAGCTTGGCATGGAGTTCCAAGAGGATGTTCAGGAAGTCCGCACTGTCCAGAAAG AGGTTTCCCCCGACCAACTGAAGAAGCCATCACTGGCCAGTACCATTATGGGAGTTGGAGGGGAGCCGATGGATCTATTGAAGACCCTCCTGAAACAGCGGCCTAAAAGGGTCTCCCACTTGCTGCAGGACAACTTGCCAGGCAGCA TGCCCGGCTTCCATTACGATGAGTTTTTCGAGAAGAAGatagaagagaagaagagcgaCCACACATACCGTGTGTTCAAGACTGTGAATCGTCTGGCCAAAGAGTTCCCCATGGCCGACGACTTCACGGGCTCTTTAGAAGACAAGAGGGAGGTGTCCGTGTGGTGCAGCAACGACTACCTTGGCATGAGTCGACACCCACGGGTTGTGCAGTCCATTAT GGATAATTTACGAAAGCATGGCTCGGGGGCAGGTGGCaccaggaacatttctggaaccaGTAAATTCCACGTGGAGCTGGAACAAGAACTGGCTGACCTCCACAACAAGGACGCGGCACTGCTCTTCACCTCCTGCTTTGTGGCCAATGACTccaccctcttcaccctcgcCAAGATGTTGCCtg GTTGTGAGATCTACTCTGATGCAGGCAACCACGCCTCAATGATTCAGGGCATCAGGAACAGTGGAGTCAAGAAATTTGTTTTCCGCCACAATGACACAGCCCACCTCcgagagctgctgcagaggggaGACCCCACCAAACCGAAGATCGTGGCCTTTGAGACCGTCCACTCCATGGATG GTGCTGTGTGTCCGCTGGAGGAGATGTGCGACGTGTCCCACGAGTTTGGTGCCATCACCTTCGTGGACGAGGTTCACGCCGTGGGCCTGTATGGCGCCAGAGGAGGGGGCATCGGAGACAGGGATGGTGTCATGGACAAGATGGATATCATCTCAGGGACTCTAG GCAAGGCCTTTGGCTGTGTGGGTGGCTACATTGCGAGTACTGCCGCCCTGGTGGACACGGTGCGTTCCTACGCTGCTGGTTTCATCTTCACCACCTCGCTGCCACCGATGCTGTTGGCGGGAGCCAGGCAGTCCATCCAGGTTCTCAAAAGCGAAGAGGGCCGCACACTGAGACGCAAACACCAGCGCAACGTCAAACTGCTGCGACAGATGCTGATGGACTCGGGGCTGCCCGTGGTGCACTGTCCCAGCCACATCATCCCCGTCCGG GTTTCAAATGCTGAGAAAAACACGGAGgtgtgtgacatcatgatgagTCGCCACAACATCTACGTGCAGGCCATTAACTATCCCACTGTAGCCAGGGGAGACGAGCTCCTGCGTATTGCCCCAACGCCTCACCATACTCCAGAGATGATGAAATACTTTGTTG AGACGCTGGTGAACTCATGGAAGGAGGTGGGCCTGGAGCTGAAGCCCCACTCATCAGCCGAGTGCACGTTCTGTCAGCAGCCGCTGCACTTTGACGTGATGAGCGAGCGAGAGAAGTCTTACTTCAGCGGCCTCAGCCACCCCATCTCAGCCTGCGCGTAA